In Vitis riparia cultivar Riparia Gloire de Montpellier isolate 1030 chromosome 19, EGFV_Vit.rip_1.0, whole genome shotgun sequence, the following proteins share a genomic window:
- the LOC117908447 gene encoding putative disease resistance protein RGA1 isoform X1: MAEQIPFNTIANVLTKLGSSAFQQIGSAFDVTKELTKITKKLHTIKGVLVDAEKRQEESDAVKAWVRRLKDVVYDADDLLDDFETLQLQRGVARQVCDFFSSSNQVVFRFKMTDRLKDIKEEVDEIVKEIPMLKLIQGKVVHREVESSRRETHSFVLTSEMLGRDEEKEEIIKLLVSSGNEKNLSAVAIIGIGGLGKTTLAQLVYNDMRVVDFFELKIWICVSDDFDVKLLVKKILESLSGGDVDLGSLNVLKDSLHEKLRQKRYLLVLDDVWNDDSQKWEELRTLLMVGDKGSRILVTTRNRNVASTMGIDHFPFSLKGLKENQSWNLFLKIAFEEGQERLYPSLVEIGKEIVNMCKGVPLILKTLGAILRIKTEESMWLSIKNNKNLLLLEGENNNSVLSVLKLSYDALPFHLKQCFGYCALFPKDYEIEKKVLVQLWMAQGYIQASGVGNWYFEEFLSRSLLEEVTKDAYDNTSYYKMHDLIHDLAQSVVGFEVLCLGNNVKEILERVYHVSFSNSLNLTGKDLKLKHTRTMLNVNRYSKNDSVVRTLIPNFKSLRVLSLHGFSVKKVSKSLGKMSHLRYLDLSYNNFKVLPHAITWLYNLQTLKLINCGHVKKFPKDMRRLINLRHLENQGCGSLTHMTCGIGELSLLESLPLFVVGTGSKVGRLSELKMLNNLRGELWIEKLENVMDAKVESREANLVEKQYIESLGLQWSYGQEEQSGEDAESVMVGLQPHRNLKDLFIIGYGGKGFPCWMMNGELSTMLPNLTTIYLASCLGCQTLPCIVRLRHLKSLKLHHLGKVEYMECSSEGPFFPSLQNLYLSSMPKLKELWRRDSATQSPPSFPCLSLLLINKCDDLASLELYPSPCVSSIEITFCPKLTSLLLPSSPLLSQLEIRYCGDLASLELHSSHLLSSLYISHCLKPTSLKLSSLPCLESLCLNEVKEGVLRELMSATASSLKSVRIQNIDDLMSLPDELHQHISTLQTLKIGDCSHFATLPHWIGNLTSLTHLRITNCPKLTSLPQEMHSLTALHTLSIDYSCGLTSLPNWIGGLTSLTDLEIGSCPELTSLPEELHSLRILKSLTIHDWSSLTTLPAWMGSLSSLEYLQIRKCPKLTSLPEEMRSLTTLYLLEISDCPHLSKRCRREKGEDWPKIAHVRIKVDDGFDAEIHFS; the protein is encoded by the exons ATGGCTGAACAAATACCATTCAATACTATAGCTAACGTTTTAACCAAGTTAGGCTCCTCGGCTTTTCAACAAATTGGATCTGCGTTTGATGTGACAAAAGAGTTGACGAAGATTACGAAGAAGCTGCACACCATCAAAGGTGTACTGGTTGATGCTGAGAAGAGGCAGGAGGAGAGCGATGCAGTAAAAGCTTGGGTGAGGAGGCTCAAAGATGTTGTGTATGATGCTGATGACTTGTTGGATGACTTTGAGACGCTTCAGCTGCAGCGTGGAGTAGCAAGGCAGGTCTGTGACTTCTTCTCGTCTTCCAATCAAGTTGTATTTCGTTTTAAGATGACTGATAGACTCAAGGATATCAAAGAAGAGGTTGatgaaattgtgaaagaaaTCCCTATGCTAAAACTTATTCAAGGGAAAGTAGTTCACAGGGAGGTAGAGAGTAGTCGGAGAGAGACTCACTCATTTGTGTTGACCTCTGAAATGCTAGGAAGAGatgaagagaaagaggagaTAATAAAATTGTTGGTGTCATCCGGGAATGAAAAAAATCTTTCTGCTGTTGCCATCATTGGAATTGGAGGGTTGGGTAAGACCACCCTTGCTCAGCTGGTATATAATGATATGAGAGTAGTTGACTTTTTTGAGCTTAAGATATGGATTTGTGTTTCTGATGATTTTGATGTAAAGTTGctggttaaaaaaattttggaatcCTTAAGTGGTGGAGATGTAGATTTGGGGTCATTAAACGTTTTGAAAGATTCCCTGCATGAAAAACTAAGGCAGAAGAGATACTTGCTAGTACTTGATGATGTTTGGAATGATGACTCCCAAAAATGGGAGGAATTGAGGACCTTGTTAATGGTTGGTGATAAAGGGAGTAGGATTCTAGTAACCACCCGAAATAGAAACGTTGCATCAACTATGGGTATtgatcattttcctttttctttgaaaGGTTTGAAAGAAAACCAGTcttggaatttatttttaaaaatagcattTGAAGAAGGACAAGAAAGACTGTATCCAAGCCTTGTagaaattggaaaagaaattgtAAATATGTGTAAAGGAGTTCCTCTTATCCTCAAAACACTAGGAGCAATATTGCGCATTAAAACTGAAGAAAGTATGTGGTTGTCcattaaaaacaacaaaaatttgttgttattggaaggtgaaaataataatagtgtTTTATCAGTGCTCAAGTTAAGCTATGATGCTCTACCATTCCATTTGAAGCAATGTTTTGGTTATTGTGCGTTATTTCCAAAAGACTATGAGATTGAGAAAAAAGTGTTGGTACAATTATGGATGGCACAAGGATATATTCAAGCTTCAGGTGTAGGAAACTGGTATTTTGAGGAATTTTTGTCAAGATCATTATTGGAGGAGGTTACAAAAGATGCATATGATAATACATCATATTACAAAATGCATGATCTTATACATGATCTTGCACAATCAGTTGTTGGATTTGAGGTCCTTTGTTTAGGAAATAATGTGAAGGAGATCTTGGAAAGAGTTTATCACGTTTCATTCTCTAATTCGTTGAATCTTACGGGGAAGGATTTGAAGCTAAAACACACAAGGACCATGTTGAATGTTAATAGATATTCTAAAAATGATTCAGTTGTGCGTACTCTTATTCCAAATTTTAAGAGTTTACGTGTGTTGAGCCTACATGGATTCAGTGTAAAAAAGGTGTCGAAATCTTTAGGCAAAATGAGTCATTTAAGATATCTGGATCTTTCATACAATAATTTCAAGGTACTCCCACATGCTATTACATGGTTGTATAATTTGCAAACATTAAAACTTATTAATTGTGGGCatgtaaaaaaatttcccaaggATATGAGGAGATTGATTAATCTTAGGCACTTGGAGAATCAAGGGTGTGGGAGTTTGACTCATATGACATGTGGGATAGGAGAGTTATCTTTGCTTGAAAGCCTACCACTGTTTGTTGTTGGAACTGGGAGTAAAGTTGGCAGATTGAGTGAATTAAAAATGCTGAACAACCTCAGAGGAGAGTTATGGATTGAAAAGCTTGAAAACGTGATGGATGCTAAGGTAGAATCCAGGGAAGCAAATTTGGTCGAAAAACAATACATCGAGTCCTTGGGATTACAATGGTCATATGGTCAAGAAGAACAGTCAGGTGAGGATGCTGAGTCAGTGATGGTAGGCCTCCAACCACATCGAAACCTAAAGGATCTCTTTATAATAGGATATGGAGGTAAGGGATTTCCATGTTGGATGATGAATGGTGAATTGAGTACCATGCTCCCTAACCTCACCACAATTTATTTGGCATCATGTTTAGGATGTCAGACTCTACCATGCATTGTTCGACTCCGTCACCTCAAGTCTCTGAAGCTTCATCATCTGGGAAAGGTGGAGTACATGGAGTGTTCATCAGAAGGGCCATTCTTCCCATCTCTTCAAAATCTCTATCTGAGTTCTATGCCAAAGTTGAAGGAATTATGGAGGAGGGACTCAGCAACACAATCACCTCCTTCATTTCCTTGTCTTTCACTATTGCTGATCAACAAGTGTGATGACTTGGCATCCTTAGAATTGTATCCGTCTCCTTGTGTTTCTAGTATAGAAATCACCTTTTGCCCTAAGTTGACATCCTTACTACTACCTTCATCTCCTCTTCTTTCACAATTAGAGATTAGGTATTGTGGTGACTTGGCATCCTTGGAACTGCATTCATCTCATCTTCTTTCTAGTTTATACATCTCCCATTGCCTTAAGCCCACATCCTTGAAACTGTCTTCCTTACCTTGCCTTGAGAGTCTGTGTCTGAATGAAGTGAAAGAGGGGGTATTGCGGGAGTTAATGTCGGCCACTGCTTCTTCATTGAAGTCTGTGAGGATTCAAAACATAGATGATTTGATGTCTCTCCCAGATGAGCTTCATCAACATATTTCCACtcttcaaactctcaaaattggGGACTGCTCTCATTTTGCAACATTACCACATTGGATAGGCAACCTCACCTCGCTTACACACCTTCGAATCACAAATTGTCCTAAATTGACATCATTACCCCAAGAGATGCATTCCCTCACTGCCCTACACACACTCTCAATTGACTACTCTTGTGGTTTGACATCATTACCAAACTGGATAGGCGGCCTCACCTCGCTGACTGATCTTGAAATTGGTTCTTGTCCTGAATTGACTTCATTGCCAGAAGAATTGCATTCTCTTAGAATCCTCAAGAGTCTCACAATTCACGACTGGTCTAGTTTGACAACATTACCAGCTTGGATGGGTAGCCTCTCATCACTTGAATACCTTCAAATTCGTAAATGCCCTAAATTGACATCACTGCCGGAAGAGATGCGTTCCCTCACAACCCTCTACCTACTCGAAATCTCCGACTGTCCACACTTATCTAAAAGATGCCGAAGGGAAAAAGGTGAAGACTGGCCCAAGATTGCTCATGTCCGAATAAAAGTGGATGACGGGTTTGATGCAGAAATCCATTTCAG CTGA
- the LOC117908447 gene encoding putative disease resistance protein RGA1 isoform X2, translating to MLNNLRGELWIEKLENVMDAKVESREANLVEKQYIESLGLQWSYGQEEQSGEDAESVMVGLQPHRNLKDLFIIGYGGCQTLPCIVRLRHLKSLKLHHLGKVEYMECSSEGPFFPSLQNLYLSSMPKLKELWRRDSATQSPPSFPCLSLLLINKCDDLASLELYPSPCVSSIEITFCPKLTSLLLPSSPLLSQLEIRYCGDLASLELHSSHLLSSLYISHCLKPTSLKLSSLPCLESLCLNEVKEGVLRELMSATASSLKSVRIQNIDDLMSLPDELHQHISTLQTLKIGDCSHFATLPHWIGNLTSLTHLRITNCPKLTSLPQEMHSLTALHTLSIDYSCGLTSLPNWIGGLTSLTDLEIGSCPELTSLPEELHSLRILKSLTIHDWSSLTTLPAWMGSLSSLEYLQIRKCPKLTSLPEEMRSLTTLYLLEISDCPHLSKRCRREKGEDWPKIAHVRIKVDDGFDAEIHFS from the exons ATGCTGAACAACCTCAGAGGAGAGTTATGGATTGAAAAGCTTGAAAACGTGATGGATGCTAAGGTAGAATCCAGGGAAGCAAATTTGGTCGAAAAACAATACATCGAGTCCTTGGGATTACAATGGTCATATGGTCAAGAAGAACAGTCAGGTGAGGATGCTGAGTCAGTGATGGTAGGCCTCCAACCACATCGAAACCTAAAGGATCTCTTTATAATAGGATATGGAG GATGTCAGACTCTACCATGCATTGTTCGACTCCGTCACCTCAAGTCTCTGAAGCTTCATCATCTGGGAAAGGTGGAGTACATGGAGTGTTCATCAGAAGGGCCATTCTTCCCATCTCTTCAAAATCTCTATCTGAGTTCTATGCCAAAGTTGAAGGAATTATGGAGGAGGGACTCAGCAACACAATCACCTCCTTCATTTCCTTGTCTTTCACTATTGCTGATCAACAAGTGTGATGACTTGGCATCCTTAGAATTGTATCCGTCTCCTTGTGTTTCTAGTATAGAAATCACCTTTTGCCCTAAGTTGACATCCTTACTACTACCTTCATCTCCTCTTCTTTCACAATTAGAGATTAGGTATTGTGGTGACTTGGCATCCTTGGAACTGCATTCATCTCATCTTCTTTCTAGTTTATACATCTCCCATTGCCTTAAGCCCACATCCTTGAAACTGTCTTCCTTACCTTGCCTTGAGAGTCTGTGTCTGAATGAAGTGAAAGAGGGGGTATTGCGGGAGTTAATGTCGGCCACTGCTTCTTCATTGAAGTCTGTGAGGATTCAAAACATAGATGATTTGATGTCTCTCCCAGATGAGCTTCATCAACATATTTCCACtcttcaaactctcaaaattggGGACTGCTCTCATTTTGCAACATTACCACATTGGATAGGCAACCTCACCTCGCTTACACACCTTCGAATCACAAATTGTCCTAAATTGACATCATTACCCCAAGAGATGCATTCCCTCACTGCCCTACACACACTCTCAATTGACTACTCTTGTGGTTTGACATCATTACCAAACTGGATAGGCGGCCTCACCTCGCTGACTGATCTTGAAATTGGTTCTTGTCCTGAATTGACTTCATTGCCAGAAGAATTGCATTCTCTTAGAATCCTCAAGAGTCTCACAATTCACGACTGGTCTAGTTTGACAACATTACCAGCTTGGATGGGTAGCCTCTCATCACTTGAATACCTTCAAATTCGTAAATGCCCTAAATTGACATCACTGCCGGAAGAGATGCGTTCCCTCACAACCCTCTACCTACTCGAAATCTCCGACTGTCCACACTTATCTAAAAGATGCCGAAGGGAAAAAGGTGAAGACTGGCCCAAGATTGCTCATGTCCGAATAAAAGTGGATGACGGGTTTGATGCAGAAATCCATTTCAG CTGA